From one Drosophila subpulchrella strain 33 F10 #4 breed RU33 chromosome 3L, RU_Dsub_v1.1 Primary Assembly, whole genome shotgun sequence genomic stretch:
- the LOC119555241 gene encoding uncharacterized protein LOC119555241 isoform X2, translating into MHGYPVMQFVQYSMPPPCSWVPAPPPSSGNVDGHHRGSAHRHGAGIKKYVVWCLICGGFSCLLGVLFLGVYFLLHSYTITVGNFETVPTFVPATLLILTGVCIMSLARRRNRYSYLIKLSGACGLVSALTCALVTVTTTVLHMSRLQALRECEYAQKTRTCTCYSDLIESQVDRVDKGVRLVFDSLSDCGVVHGSLYSCLRAIFGLSVAGVLIAVFSCMLVYQLLSHERKKMYWEQLELRCRSLYASQAPPPTLGPGRMLNCRCCEQCHAHRQLTLPLQATAYPWDEATVAAAAAAAGGGGGEQRFWAAQPPGNFYSPNPGGEDAVGSCRSGERAGGGAGRSSSGWSWPRMPWQRTTPDTGRRFRQAAASPDSQYGFSSSTAVQGDGNQMLIEEPVVAAAYSGMPPPNALPYGVWGPPPPYSDPNSPARRGYYQYLQPTACLVGNQGTVAVTLTQEQMHPSLQHPHQHSQQQQQLQQLQLQRLQVQSATLERMDGLSSAGNVSTLVAATRSSAYKSKVEYENTPSDSDGGNPRERERCSNTLPTRKLKKRLEAGTGAKSIGPQSNPGQQRPNVQQLFAKQEQAVQVQANPQQAQPQTAGVENSGYQDSNGAIAKDQAVGTDPAESEVYFADVSSCCNMSVKNDSYYDNAQRHQGHPGHNHHHQHQHSNCSHSSGQSNANEDYLAQRFGRGREHSVRSRLPIPQTRREDDYESSNLNMPTLKEQQQQAQQLQKEISRQSMCSVESEAKTEFTDLSPSTPCGGNLPLPPPANFASDPPAGQQSPSFVASFPYSSESQCLEAHRRSTKNIHELLIAGGSSSNGGDSHYEVINDRGNPYQRSQQAKHKAKSKTRSREQLDIYGSAAERSDWSSDGGRL; encoded by the exons ATGCACGGCTATCCGGTGATGCAGTTCGTGCAGTACAGCATGCCCCCGCCCTGCTCCTGGGTGCCAGCTCCTCCTCCCTCCTCCGGGAATGTGGATGGCCATCATCGCGGCTCTG CCCATCGCCATGGAGCTGGGATCAAGAAGTACGTGGTCTGGTGCCTCATCTGCGGCGGCTTCAGTTGCCTGCTGGGCGTGCTCTTCCTGGGCGTCTACTTCCTGCTGCATTCCTACACCATCACGGTGGGCAACTTCGAAACGGTGCCCACCTTTGTGCCCGCCACCCTGCTCATCCTCACGGGCGTCTGCATCATGAGCCTGGCCAGGCGGAGGAATCGCTATAGTTATCTG ATCAAGCTGTCCGGAGCCTGTGGCCTGGTCTCCGCCCTCACCTGCGCCCTGGTCACCGTGACCACCACTGTGCTCCACATGAGTCGTCTGCAGGCGCTGAGGGAATGCGAATATGCCCAGAAGACCAGGACCTGCACCTGCTACTCGGACCTCATCGAATCCCAGGTGGATCGAGTGGATAAGG GAGTTCGCCTGGTGTTCGACTCTCTTTCGGATTGCGGCGTTGTCCATGGATCCCTGTACTCCTGCCTGAGGGCCATCTTTGGCCTGTCCGTGGCCGGAGTCCTCATCGCCGTCTTCAGCTGCATGTTGGTGTACCAGCTGCTGAGTCACGAGCGGAAGAAGATGTACTGGGAGCAGCTGGAGCTGCGCTGCAGATCCCTGTACGCCAGTCAGGCTCCTCCGCCCACATTGGGTCCTGGCAGGATGTTGAACTGCCGGTGCTGCGagcagtgccacgcccacaggCAGCTGACGCTGCCCCTCCAGGCCACCGCCTATCCGTGGGATGAGGCCACCGTGgccgccgcagcagcagccgccggTGGAGGTGGTGGGGAGCAGAGATTCTGGGCCGCCCAGCCACCGGGTAACTTCTACTCCCCGAATCCAGGAGGAGAGGATGCAGTGGGCAGCTGCCgaagtggcgaacgcgccggAGGAGGAGCAGGGCGCAGTAGCAGTGGCTGGAGCTGGCCTCGAATGCCCTGGCAAAGGACTACGCCCGACACTGGGCGTCGCTTCCGGCAGGCGGCTGCCAGTCCCGACTCCCAGTATGGCTTCAGTTCATCCACTGCGGTGCAGGGCGATGGGAATCAGATGCTAATCGAAGAGCCCGTGGTGGCCGCCGCCTACAGTGGAATGCCCCCGCCCAATGCCCTGCCCTACGGCGTCTGGGGTCCTCCGCCGCCCTACAGCGATCCCAATAGTCCGGCCAGACGGGGATACTACCAGTACCTCCAGCCCACGGCGTGTCTGGTGGGCAATCAGGGCACTGTGGCTGTGACCCTAACCCAGGAGCAGATGCATCCCAGCCTGCAGCACCCTCATCAGCAttcccagcagcagcagcagttgcaACAGCTGCAGCTGCAACGCCTTCAGGTGCAGTCCGCCACTCTGGAGCGGATGGATGGGCTTAGTAGCGCCGGGAATGTCAGCACCCTGGTGGCCGCCACTCGCTCCTCCGCCTACAAGTCCAAGGTGGAGTACGAGAATACACCTTCCGATAGCGATGGTGGCAATCCTCGCGAGCGGGAACGCTGCTCCAATACGCTGCCCACGAGAAAGCTGAAGAAGCGCCTGGAGGCGGGTACGGGAGCCAAGAGCATCGGTCCGCAAAGTAATCCCGGCCAGCAGCGACCCAATGTCCAGCAGCTGTTCGCTAAGCAGGAGCAGGCCGTCCAGGTCCAGGCGAATCCCCAGCAGGCTCAGCCCCAGACCGCCGGAGTGGAGAACAGTGGCTACCAGGACTCCAATGGAGCCATAGCCAAGGATCAGGCGGTGGGTACGGATCCCGCCGAGTCCGAGGTGTACTTCGCCGACGTGAGCAGCTGCTGCAACATGTCCGTGAAGAACGACAGCTACTACGACAATGCCCAGAGGCACCAGGGACATCCCGGTCacaatcatcatcatcagcaccAGCACAGCAACTGCAGCCACAGCAGCGGGCAGAGCAACGCCAACGAGGACTACCTGGCACAGAGGTTTGGTCGGGGGAGGGAGCACTCCGTCCGGAGCAGACTGCCCATTCCGCAGACCAGGCGAGAGGACGACTACGAGAGCTCCAACCTGAACATGCCCACGCTgaaggagcagcagcagcaggcgcaGCAGCTGCAGAAGGAGATCTCGCGGCAGAGCATGTGCTCCGTGGAGTCGGAGGCCAAGACGGAGTTCACCGATCTCTCGCCCTCGACGCCCTGCGGTGGCAATCTCCCCCTGCCGCCGCCGGCGAACTTCGCCAGTGATCCGCCGGCTGGTCAGCAGTCGCCCAGCTTTGTGGCCTCGTTTCCCTACTCCTCGGAGTCGCAGTGCCTGGAGGCGCATCGCCGCTCCACGAAGAACATCCACGAGCTGCTGATCGCCGGGGGATCATCCTCCAACGGCGGCGACTCGCACTACGAGGTGATCAACGATAGGGGGAATCCCTATCAGCGCTCCCAGCAGGCCAAGCACAAGGCCAAGTCCAAGACGCGATCCCGGGAACAGCTGGACATCTACGGCAGCGCAGCCGAGCGATCCGACTGGTCATCGGATGGGGGTCGCTTGTGA